Part of the Antechinus flavipes isolate AdamAnt ecotype Samford, QLD, Australia chromosome 2, AdamAnt_v2, whole genome shotgun sequence genome is shown below.
AGGAAAAGGTCCTAATTCAGTAAAAGGAGGTGGTACAGGACATTAATGTGTATGAGAGCCAttgaaataataatgatcataataTAATCCTTTCTGAATGAAGAGAGCGTGTTTTGGAGGAATAATGAAAACCAAAGAAGCATTTCATAAATTTAGtgcattttagaagaaaaaatgatatctAAATGCAAGCATTAGGTAGAACACTGAGaagattaaaaattcaaaaattcagaaatataatgtatatttttcatAATACTTCATTGGAAGCCCAGGATAAATACATTTAGGAAGTTTTAAAGAATGTGTAGAATATTAGAAATACAAGTAATAAAAGGGATAACAGTTTAAGACAGAATACAGTGTCTAACATGCTATAAACTGTTAGATTGTTGCCAAGATAATCTCCCTAAAGCACATTTTACCACAcctctcacatacatacacaccatTCCATAAAATCCAGTGGTTCCTTATCACCTATAataccaaatataaaatcctctatttggcattcaaacttTTTCATACTCTCCCTCTcccacctttccagttttcttatatattatatccCTCTATACTTCTCTCACTGATACTTTACAATCTAATTAATCTCCTTGCTGATTCCTGCACTTGAAACACCATCTCCCTTATTCTGTCATTTTTACTGACTGTTTTCAATGTctggaatgttctttctcctcatctctaccttctaGCTTCCCTAGCTTCCTCCAAAATTGAACTACAACAATGAAAGCCTTTTCTAACCCCCCCTTAATTCTAGTATTTTCCCCTCTTATCATCTCCATAGACGATCTCTATTATTTCTATAcatctttatctatatatatgaatgtgtatgtgcagagagaaagacagacagacaaagagaaaagggaggagagacagaaaactgagagagatagacagagatgaagacagagagaaacaaagagacaaagagaaacaaagaaaaagagaaagcttgTTCTTACATAGTTTCTCTCCCCCATTAGAGGATCCAGAGCTCCTTAAGAACAAAAAATGTTGTACAGTTCTTTAAATCCccacaatgcctgacacacaattagatagttaataaatattcattgtcgtagcactgaggatacaaagaaaggaacaaTATAGCCCtggctctcaaggagctcatagtcttcaaatgggggagacaacatgaaagcAGTTATAAATCCCCTCATCAATAAGGAAGATCAGAAATTGTGGCTTACCACGTATAAATGAGAAATCATGCAAGCCAAAAGATAGATTGAGGACTATCTTATACGGGATATCAAGGTCAATAATAATAAGTTCATTGAAACCACATGTTATCACCAAAATTTACTTATCCAAAATAGATTGACAAACTTGCTTGTAGAAACCAAAATGTATGGGAAGTTGGACTTACTCAATGATTAAtgttattttactttaattttttaaatggctatTTCCTAGAATATGTAATTTTAGAatgcataagaaagaaaaatttattggaataggtaaggaatttagaaagaaaaaaaaacagtaactCTCCTTATGTAATATTTCAAATTGTcaactatcatttctttcttaaaatcttCTTTACCTTATTCTTTTATGTCACAAATACCTTTTTGTTCTAAGTTTCTTACTGCTGcttctctatttccttcattattctttttcccttctaccAGTTAAATAAGGTAATTCTTCTACTATCAAAATCCTTCTCTGCACTGTCTACATGGTCAAATAATGATCTTGCATAAATccattatttgaagaaaaatatttatgtaaacaaTTTAGAAATCACCTCTATCTTTCTCCCCCAGATCCAAAACAATATTCCCAATATCCCAATGTCCTTGCAGGAACTCAAATTCAGTCCAACAAAACCAAACTCATCCTTTCCAGCCCCAAGCTTCAAATTATtgttaataaaatacttttattttccttttcagtgatttaagagattttcttgaaatttgCAAGCTGATTGCACACTTTTTTCATTGCcattttcatctctttgtttCTCAGTGTATAAATTACTGCATTGAGAAAAGGAGTAAGAACTGCATCAAAAATAGCAAGAAACTTATCTATATGTAATGTGGGGAATGGCCAGATATAAAAAGAGATCAATGgtccaaaaaacaaaatcacaacAGTGATGTGAGCTGATAGAGTAGAGAGAGCCTTGGAAGAACTACCTGAAGAATGCTTCTGAACAGTGACTAGGATGAAAATGTAGGAGATGACCAAGATGCAGAAGGAACCCAAGGAAATGAAGCCACTATTTGCAATGACCATGAATTCCAATCTATCTGTATGTGTGCAAGCAAGTCTGATGAACCGAGGGAGGTCACAATAAAAGCTGTCCAATTCATTAGGGCCACAAAATGGCAGATTAACAACAAAAGCCAGCTGGACCACTGAGTGGATGAAGCCAATAGTCCAAGCAGCCACCAGGAACACAGCACACATCCTTGGACTCATAATAGTCAGATAATGGAGAGGTTTACATATAGCAACATATCTGTCAAAGGCCATGGCTATAAGCAGCACCATCTCAACACCACCAATCAAGTGAATAAAGAACATCTGAGTGATGCAGCCAGAGAATGATATGACCTTGCGTTTTTTGAAAATGTCATATATCATTTTGGGGGAAGTAACAGAGGAAACTCCCAGATCAATGAAGGAGAGGTTGGCCAGCAAGAAGTACATGGGTGAATGTAAACAAGGGTCAGAAGTCACTGTAAGAATAATCAGGAAGTTTCCCATTATGCTTGCCACATAAAACAAAGATGAGAATAGAAAGATGAAAAGCTGCAAATACCAAGAATTGGTGAGTCCCAAGAACACAAACTCTGTAACCACAGTATGattctttctttccattgtcTTGGTCAATGATACCACCTTGATAGTCACCTTtaagaagagaataaagagagaaccaaattattttgaataatattaatgttccagaattcaaatcaacaaacattattattCACCTACTACATGTTGAATATACTGCTGGCTACTTTGGATACAAAATCAAAATACTAACCTTGCCCTCAAGAATCTTGAATgctcctggggaaaaaaacaacaggtTCAGgagaaaagtaaatgtaaaatatgcTAACTTATTTGGAGGGCCAGAAGTAACAGCTCTGAAAACTGAGGATCTCTCAATTACTATACTTGCTTACAACTTACTCAACTAATCAGGACTTGCTTTCCTATAATTAGACTGCAAATTCCCTCTCAAAGTTTACCACTAACATTCTTTATTAccaaactcaaagatcctaagTGTTCATCCAACTTGAACTCTCTGAAATTTTTTAAACTACTGATGAGACTAGATGAAATTTTTGAGTAGAAGCAAATAGTACATCAGAGCTCTTCCCCACCGTGCCTCCAACAAAGACTAAGAAAACACACACACTAGAATACTGATCAGGATGTGGTGGGTTATTTTAATCACATTGTGCATTTTTTTTAGCCCAGATTACCATGGAAAATAGGTCAGCAGACACTAAGGACATTAAAGTGATTATCTGAAGCTCTGCACTAAAACTGGAAGGTCTTCTACATCTGGTACAGAAGGAACTTACCTTATGCAGAAAAAATAATCATCCAGCAAGTAGAAGTGTAGAATTTCCAGATGctgaataattattcttttttcacaagATAAATTCTAGATCTGCTGCATCACAGCAGCTTGAGGAGATAATTTGTTTCTAGGGATTAGGGGAAATCAGGACAGCAATAGTTTGTGGAACCTGATCTATTTATGGAGTAAGAAGTATGAAATATAGCCCCAAATCAATCTGAAGACTAACAATGACTATAAGCACAGACCAAAAGAGCCAATATGAAGCTATAGTGCTTCCTAGCTGGCTATTAGTGGTTAGAGCCAGCAAAAACTCTGTCATCCCAACCAAGAGCAAGGTCAAACCTTGCCTGCAGAAAAGTGGCAGAGTCAAAACCTAACATCAATTCcctgaaagaatgaataaacaaaaacaaaaactccaccacaataaacaatatattatgGTGGCAACAgcaaaacacaaacacaaaagagaatgtcttcaaaACATTTACAAAATTGCCTCAGAAAATAACACAGCTTGAGCACAAAATCAAACTATATTCCCAGTGAAATGAAGCAAGAGTTTGAtaagatcatttaaaatattttttataaatagaatGTTGTGCTTGAGGAGGATTTAATTGGAAAGattaaatggaaagagaatagTCACAAGAAGTATAAAATCTTACCCAAGCAAATATTCCATGAAAATTAGGATAAATTAATCATGGAAACCAATGAATTctccatgagacaacaagaaatattaaaacaaaatcaaaagactgaaaaaggagaagaaaatataaagtatgtgattgatgtaaactgtgtcccctttaatctttgggggaagggtgatCCTGAGTCTCAAATCCTCCTAGCCTCTGGAGAGAGCCCACCCATTCATAAGGGAAACTtccagataagtaatctcattcaattggaaatctcagcCTGAGTTATGGCCAAGGTCTTATATTGAATTGAAGATTAGTCCCTCATTCCTGGAGATGGGCCCCTGGCTTGAAGCCAAAGAGACCCCATAAAATCACAGGCTATGTGCCCAGACTTTTGCAAAAAATCTTAACAGGAGTTTGACTACTAAGAAAGCTATTTTCTTAATGTAATAAATCCATTCTTCCCACAAACTTTGAGCCTGAATTCATTGgcatttgtgaattctttcacaaagcctaCGCAACTGTCCAGGGGATCTCATTGCTATCAAGGaatctctcaaccctcatttctcacaactcaaaataatagcaaaagtaactaatttggaaaatggattgaggagaaaaacatttttaaaaattattgttttatctgAATGCCACCACCAAAATAAGAGCCTAAACATCAtatttcaggaaaacttgaaAGAAAATTGCACAAATCTCTTACAAccaaaggacaaataataaataggaaaaaaattagtcaCATCCAGCAATAATCACCAAAACGAAAACTCCTAGGAACATAATAGCCAAAATCCCATTTCCACTGCAAATAATCTgaaggaaagaattcaaatactgtTAAGCAGCCACCATAAAAAGGAGCAGAgtgcttagaatatgatattccataagGCAAAGAAATTGATTTACAGTCAAGAATATCTTACTAGTAAATCTCAGTATAATTCTAAAGgagatccttttatttttaataaaattatggatgtccaagcattcttgatgaaagaTCTAGAGTTTCATCATATACtttgaaatatatacatgaattaaaaataagaggCAAACATGAGCAAATAATCATAAGAAACtttaagttttaactgcttatattttaatatagggAGAAAATGTATGTATCATTAGAGGTCCCTAATAAAATAGTCTGATAAtagtttgttcttttgttttgtttttaatattttgatgatcTTAATGAAGAGCACAAAAACACAGGGAAGAAATATACTAAAGCTAAGGAAAGGTAGAGGAAGAGTAGGAGAAATTATCATATATAGTTTAGGTATTTAAGTGAACActacaaaaggaagaaaggggtgAAAGAAGCTAGAATCACTTGAACCTCAGTCTCATCTGAACTAGCCAAAAGAGAGTATGATACAAACAGGCATACGTAAGTAAGTGcagaaaaaatgtttcattcaacagggagaaaaagatggggaaaagggaagaaaagttaataaaaaggagggaaaattaggGGAAGTAATAGTCCCAAGCAAAATGAACTTTAATCAAATAGGAATGGAACATGAAGAGGTGTTTAAAAGGAAAGCTAAGTTAAGAACTTGTAATATTATCATCATTGGTATCTGCTGCATCTGCTCAAATCTAGCTTCTTTATGCTCTCCTCTGTCTACTCTGTTCTATCTGTGATGTCCATTATCCATAGACAAGAGTCAAGACATTTGAAACTTCCAGACACTCTGGAATTTGTAACCTGtcaaatacaaatatacaaattttcaaaaatacaaaaaatacaaatacaaaaataagaatagtTCTAGTTTCCTCCAGGGCAAAAAAGAGAATGCTATTATCTCTAACATAATTCCCAGGATCTTCATTTAGGAATTTATAATTTCTAATTCTATGTGGAAAGTCCACTGTCTTTTCAAATGGAGTTACTATACTATATCACTCTGACCAATAAGAGTCTCCAACCCAAGTCTTGGTGGTTCTTAGTTTAGATTTTGACGACAGAATGAGTGTAAATAgtttttgtactggcaaggatCTTGCCCTCCCAAACTGACAGTTTTATGATGGTAAATtgaaccatctttttttttttttttaaatcttaacaGTCCATTACAGAAAGTGCTTAGCtttagacaaactgagacctgggaagaCCTAATTTAGTAAAGTCAAGTTCACTTACTGCATCCAGAGACATTGTCAGTCTTTTTCACTTGTCCTACCACTGGACTTAAATGACTCTGCAGGATAGTGAAGTTGAGCAGCTCTacttcaattaaatccaatttatgtgcaACTCTGGACATTACCTTTATGATGTCATTAGtgttcttcaagaacaaaggatagatAACTACACCAAGTTCTAGgcaagggaaaaagaagagggcaAGGGAACAGAAGGACATTGCTTCAAATCTAGAGCACTGGTACTCTATCACACACCTCTCACCACTTCTTAATAAAGAGAAGGTGAGAAACTGATCAACAAAATAAGCAACCAATTCCAGAGAGATTATGCTACACATCTCATGACAGAAAAGTGATAGATTCAAGGTATGAATCAATCATATACTTTATTGGATAGAACTAATGCAGAAATTAGTTTATATACATTTGTTACAaatattgtggttttttttcctttgttcaatGGGAAGGgactggggaaaagggagaaagaaaagatgaattttctttaattgaaaaaaaaatttttttaagatgatATAAATTGAATGTAGCTAAGATTAGAAAGCAAAAAGTTAACTGAGGGAAATTTTTACATCTGATTTTCAAAGagaggtctcatttccaaaataaataaggaactgattcaaaattGTAAGAATCATTTCTCATTTGATAAGCAGTTACATGATATAAACAaactattttcaaagaaaaaaatccaatatgcatatgaaaaagtatttcaaatcactattagaaaaatatgaattgaatcAACAACAAGGTTCTATCTCACATcccttgtaatgccagagaaactgaggcaggatagagattagagaacaatttaataatttatttgaaagggagagtttactgggaccaaatggaccCATGGTTTGGTCCCACAGCTGAATGAGACTAACATCTACAAGAATCCAGCAATGAATGTctgatacaagattcttttaaagGGTAACAAGAACGATGACATAATGGGGCAGGTACCTGGATGGgcatgacctaatggggggaggcatctaggaagacataatgggaggtactggagaagctcctgatattctaatgatagctaaaatggataaagacttttatcccatcaaacataagagggaatgattataacctgaggtctaagatataaaatctttattcaatcaaacattctaatgattaaggggaatgattatagcctgaggcagagtaactgaagtAGGGCAATTGGGGAAAGAAgttcaggacattaaaagggaacagTGGCACAACACCCTAAAATCATCAAAGTtgaccaaaaaaagggaaaaaatgacaaatgctggagggtcTTCATAAAGGCAggcatattattattcttttactaGAGCTATTAATATATCCAACTATTCTTAAAAATGATTTGAAACTCTACCCACATAGTCACTAATCTGTGCATATCCTCTGCaataatatcactactaggcccatacccaaaaaaagattttttttaaaaaatgaaagaatatacacaacaatatttgttgaaattctttttgtaaatgcaaaaaaataaaaaaaaaactggaaactaaagaaGAGCCCATTAAACTAGCAAACTGGCtaaataatttatgttatatCAATGTAATGAAACATCACTATACCATAAATGAGTTAGCTTAGCTGAAGTAGCATGGCAACTTGGCAAAGGGACAGAAGGAAGTGTGTGCCAGACCAATCAAACTACTATCACCATGACTACCTCAACAGCTATCATCTCCCTTCAGACTATGATGGATTCGGAACCCAGAAACCTTAAGAATTAGAGTATCCCTCAAGACAGTGGACTTCTGTAGTCAAACCCTCACAGTTATTACCTAAGGATATAATTTCGGTGGAGAAAGGCTGGCCCACTTCCCCTCAACTTCCAACTAATTTCCATTCACAGAGCAGACAAGATAGACTAGCTGAAGCAATAGGTACCCTGAGAagataaaagatcaaaaaagtaaaatcacTACTACTATCAACAACAGCACCTTAACCACCATCTTCACTCAGATCATGAGGTAAAAACCTCAGGACCTTAAGCACAAGAGCCTTAGGAATATTACAGCACAATTCCTAAAACACCATCCTAGAAATCAATTCCTATGAAGATGCAGCCTTGCCACTGTTCCTGCAAGTGCTACTACCACATCTATCAAAGATTTAGTAAAGAATATTCTTGCCACCAAAGGCTGGACTACTTTCAAATGGTTCATTATCAGAAAgtgatatgattttattagtggaAATGATGTTAAATACTGCTATATCCTGAGAGTCATGGGATCATCCCATCTGACTTACACTTCTAATTTTCCAAATGTACAGTCTCTACCATTAGAAAGTGGTCTCTTTAACAACAAAGACTGTTTGAATTCTATATTTATCCCCATGCTTAgtgaaatgttttgcacaaagtaagcacataataaatgctttattcatttattcatttgtggGATATGAAAAAGGGAGAGTTTTGGAGAAACCTTGGAAAACTTATTTGAACCAATGCAGAATGATGTGAATAAAACCAAGACAACAATTCGTACAATAACATTATAAAACAAACATGAAACAGGGTGGGGAGAACTAAGAGGGCccaaaatattttccaagttGAACTTGGCTTGATTCAGAAGTTAATAGAAGGGAGGACAAAggtattttgatattttttatataaaatgttcGACATATAATATAATCcataatttgctatttttaatcAATAACATGGAcatttgttttaataaatgttcaaagaaagTGACTTCAACTTCTGatttattatctatatgacctcagacaagtcatttgacctatCTGAGAGTCACCTATAGATTGagattgaaataaatattatctaaaatcATCCCATAAAGAGCTGTTCTCAAAGTGAGAAAGATCTGgtttcaagtcttgcctctgacatacaCTGGCtctgtgactctaagcaagttcCTTAATCTCCATGTTTCAGAACATGTTTCAGAAAATACAGCCTAGATGAACATTATTCCCTCTCCTAACTTTGCAATACAGACAAATTggctttttcttcattctttaatcACAAATCACAAAAATCCATCATTCTTTTCCATACCTTCACACTATGCATCCAAAATTCACGGAGTAGATTCCCTTCATCTTCACCTAACACCATCTTGTTCAATgagtcttttctgattctcccaAATGTCATGTCCTCCCTCTTAAATTATTCTGtagtaaatatttttgcatgtaagtGCATATGTTATaaggaattgtttcattccttGTACTTTTATCTCAGTGagaatagtgtctggcatattgtgggcacttaataaatacttgtagatTGATAGAATGATAACATGCAATAGTGAAAGACTTTCCTCACCATACATTCCCCACACCATTGCAATCATACATCTAATCTAAATAAAGTACTTGCCATAAAgtaatatatttatctatgtttatatcttatttgtctattcaaagaattataaattcaGTAACTACAGAGACCTGATGCTATCTCAACaaaaatttatctcatttaatacctAGCCATAGTGCTCAAAATATAGCAGaagtttaatatttatttcacattatacttgacaaatgttggaaaaaagaaatattttaaaaaacaatttcaaatttcaacctagaatattaagaaaatagaTTCATAACTAAAATGCATCCAAAATTGGAAAAGTACACAGAAAAAAGTgatgagttctattttagatAGAATAAGTTTGAGGATAAGAAAAGACAAGTagataaaatgtttaataaatgagtggaaataaagaaatagaacctGGGAAAAtatagggagaagagagaaaagaacccagACAGGACCTTCAGAAGAGAATTTGTCTCCTTTCAAAATTTACTTGTATACACTTTGCATAATGACATAGATAGaagatgattaataaattttgaagtaaaagtgaagcaaaaaaaatacttgtttttattcttttgataagtttggcaaagaaaagaaggaaagggaatgatGTATAGATTATGTTGGTTGAAGATAATTATAGTATGGGAGGACTTTgtaggcagagagaaagaaatgaggaaaaaagaaaaacatgaagattcaaaatatgagcTCACAAGGAATAACTGTTAAAAGCAAAAGAGCATGGTATCAAAGGCAAAAGTGGGAAATGAACCTTGGCAGAAAAGTtatctccatagttcttcctcTGAAACAAAACATAAACTGAAGAGAATGGGTAGAAGGTATGGAGTATTTCTGAAGTGGAAATGAGGTGTCAAGACAGggaaagaaggcaagaaagatTAAGGAAGTTTCAGAAGTTGGTCACAATCTTTTCAGTTAAGCAAGAGAAGGTCAAAAATAAGAGAGCAAAGTTCAATAATATTTGGGGACTTTCAAGAAAAGATGTGGTACAAGTATGATAGGCAAACATGAAGAATATCCTTTCAAAGAAACAATAAGGAACTGGTTGAATTTGATTATTACTAATTTTGTAATGAATCAGGTAAGTAGAATTTGTGCTAACAATATTAAATAGTCAAGACTCAAAGTGAGGACCagcaaagaaaatatatcatAGAAGATAGTCAGGATTAGGGATTTTCATgacaaaaaaagaggaatatcCAAAAAGCAACAAATTCTAATGTATATTGACATTTACTAGATGAAGTGAGCCCAAAGTCTGGGCAGTTTAGAACAACAGTGGAAATCATTAGGAATGACATAAACTGgaagaataagaggaaagaaattaatgttaaaaacagAAAGTTCAATAATTGTAGAAGAGTGGCATAAGTTGAAGTCATTTTTGAAAGTGGGTTTTTATTATGCCTTTTAGATCCCTAATACAACTCCCaaagtaagaaaaatcaaatccactTTCCAAATGTACACACATCTTCATGATCTGAAATCCTTTGATTCACTTCCAATGTGTTCAACTCCTTTTCTATTCTCCTATTGTATCTTACCTTCAGTGAAGCCAGCCTCCTATTATCCTAGGCAATAGGTAATTCCATCCCTATCATTGTTTGTTCAGTGCTAAATTACAGAGTTTTAGGAAGTTACTTCTTCCTATTCTTAATTTATTCTTCTGTCTCCCATCTACCTGTTCTGTCACAGGACTTGAGACAGCAacagcttcaaaaaaaaaaaataaagatctccAAAAGCCCAGTTTTTTCTGATATATAACTTGCAAAtttaagaactatataaaatgCTACCACCTAAGGAAAAAGATCTAATGAATGGTATTGAATAGTGACCAAAGGATGCTGCAGAGATTGGGATTGCCAGCCATATCTCATTTGGTGAAAATAAAAGTCTCTTAGGATTCTAATGGATTTTCCCAAGGTAACCAAGAGGAGATGATACTAATGAAGTCTTAATAAgttgataatgataaaaatacatttttgttcctttaaatgaaactattttctttACTCCCCTTAAACCCAGCATTCTTCCTCTACAAATGAGTCAGGGCAAgtgaaagaaaataacacataaaaactttaaggaaaaaaaataattctccaaTGTGAGATCTAAAGCAGGGACAATTACTTAATTAAAATAAGTATTTAGAACAGAAATTGtgaacctgatttttttttaagtttgtttaaGATGTTACTGCAAgggtgctattactgggcttataccccaaagagatactaaagaagggaaaggaacctgtatgtgccaaaatgtttgtggcagccctgtttgtaatggctagaaactggaaaatgaatggatgcccatcaattggagaatggttgggtaaattgtggtatatgaatgttatggaatattattgttctataagaaatgaccagcaggatgaatacagagaggcttggagagacctacatgaactgatgctgagtgaaatgagcagaaccaggagatcattatacacttcgacaacgttattgtatgaggatgaattctgatagaagtggatttctttgacaaagagacctaactgagtttcaatggataaatgatggacaaaagcagctatacccaaagaaagaacactgggaaacgaatatgaactatttgcatttttgattttcttcccgagttatttttaccttctgaatccaattctccctatgcaacaagagaactgttcggttctgcaaacatatattgtatctaagatatactgcaacatatctaacatatataggactgcttgccatctaggggagggggtggtgggagggaggggaaaaatcgaaacagaagcgagtgcaagggataatgttgtaaaaaattaccctggcatggattctgtcaatataaagttattattaaataaaatttaaaaaaaaaaaaagatgttactGCTAGGAACCACAAAATTAATGATTCCTCTAAGAAGAAAGTCATCATCAAACTATGAGAATGAGTCTAAAAACAATAATCTTCCAAATCAAGGACTCAAAAAACAAGGATTCCTTTGATAAGTATTCAGCTTTTGAGTATCAGAATTGacacatatataaattcattaaatcataaattaataaattttaaaagctcattgtgatattttattatgttatacagatatatttataactttattttttccatttatgtatgtgtgtacatatatatatatatatatatctacatatatatatatatattctgtgttTCAAGAGTTAGTCATAGAATGTTGGGTGGACCTCTATGTATtccataatgaatattaatgcaaaacttttaaataaaatactatcaa
Proteins encoded:
- the LOC127549177 gene encoding olfactory receptor 4F3/4F16/4F29-like, giving the protein MERKNHTVVTEFVFLGLTNSWYLQLFIFLFSSLFYVASIMGNFLIILTVTSDPCLHSPMYFLLANLSFIDLGVSSVTSPKMIYDIFKKRKVISFSGCITQMFFIHLIGGVEMVLLIAMAFDRYVAICKPLHYLTIMSPRMCAVFLVAAWTIGFIHSVVQLAFVVNLPFCGPNELDSFYCDLPRFIRLACTHTDRLEFMVIANSGFISLGSFCILVISYIFILVTVQKHSSGSSSKALSTLSAHITVVILFFGPLISFYIWPFPTLHIDKFLAIFDAVLTPFLNAVIYTLRNKEMKMAMKKVCNQLANFKKIS